From Cognatishimia activa, one genomic window encodes:
- a CDS encoding class I SAM-dependent methyltransferase, whose product MVRKPPKSASIATAGSGARLFAPSAARNCDVIADLIAKVAPTTGTALEIASGTGQHVVAFAARCPALQWQPTDVTADRIASIDAYATESKAPNIAPARILDATTSGWAAEMQGIQMVFLANLLHLVSQTEAQTLIAESAKALAKGGTALIYGPFMRDGELTSPGDRAFHQSLVTEDPEIGYKDEGEIITWAAGHGLATIMTHQMPANNLALEFRKTSG is encoded by the coding sequence ATGGTTCGTAAGCCACCGAAATCAGCCAGTATCGCCACAGCAGGCAGCGGCGCACGCCTCTTTGCACCCTCAGCCGCACGCAATTGCGATGTGATCGCGGACTTGATCGCAAAAGTGGCTCCGACAACAGGAACGGCGTTGGAAATCGCAAGTGGAACGGGACAACACGTCGTAGCCTTCGCGGCGCGGTGTCCGGCGCTTCAATGGCAACCAACTGATGTCACAGCAGATCGCATTGCCAGTATCGATGCCTATGCTACTGAAAGCAAAGCGCCAAACATTGCCCCCGCCCGTATTCTCGATGCCACCACCTCTGGGTGGGCCGCTGAGATGCAGGGCATTCAAATGGTATTTCTCGCTAATCTGTTACATCTGGTATCACAGACAGAAGCCCAAACCCTAATTGCTGAAAGCGCAAAGGCGCTGGCGAAGGGAGGCACGGCCTTGATCTATGGACCATTTATGCGCGACGGAGAATTGACCAGTCCGGGTGATCGCGCCTTCCATCAGAGCCTCGTAACTGAGGACCCTGAGATCGGGTACAAAGACGAAGGTGAGATCATCACATGGGCGGCAGGTCATGGCCTCGCGACCATCATGACCCATCAGATGCCTGCCAATAACCTTGCCTTGGAATTCAGAAAAACCTCAGGATAG
- a CDS encoding aldo/keto reductase, protein MRTPISSPDGTPISRFTFGTMQFGGRADAKASREMFDACLEAGINHFDTAYVYTDGASETLLGEFAAPLRDRLVIATKAAYKGGSGRKNILQAFDTSRQRLDMDSVDILYLHRFDPETPLEETYDTLAELKQQSKIRHIGVSNHAAWQVMKSVAVAAECGLTIDILQPMYNLVKRQAEVELLPMAKDQGILVAPYSPLGGGLLTGKYGGIDDKSTVGRLAEDSRYHARYGQAWMWTAANALSEVAKREGVSAATLAVAWVAAHPNKVSPILSARSAEQLVPSLEAINYTLSDEMYQEITALSPTPAPATDRLEEV, encoded by the coding sequence ATGCGCACCCCCATTTCCTCTCCGGACGGCACCCCGATCAGTCGCTTCACATTTGGCACTATGCAATTTGGCGGGCGCGCTGACGCCAAGGCCAGCCGTGAGATGTTTGACGCCTGTCTTGAGGCCGGGATTAATCATTTTGATACGGCCTATGTTTACACTGATGGTGCATCAGAGACTTTGCTTGGGGAATTCGCAGCACCGCTACGCGATCGCCTCGTGATCGCGACCAAGGCTGCATATAAAGGCGGCTCCGGGCGTAAGAACATTCTGCAGGCCTTTGACACCTCCCGACAAAGATTGGACATGGACAGCGTCGATATCCTGTATCTGCATCGCTTTGATCCTGAGACACCGCTTGAAGAGACCTACGACACGCTGGCTGAACTTAAGCAGCAAAGTAAAATCCGCCATATCGGGGTGAGTAACCACGCCGCATGGCAGGTTATGAAATCGGTCGCGGTCGCGGCAGAATGCGGTCTCACGATCGATATCCTGCAACCCATGTACAATTTGGTAAAACGTCAGGCAGAGGTCGAATTACTGCCAATGGCAAAGGATCAGGGCATATTGGTTGCTCCTTACTCGCCATTGGGAGGTGGTCTGCTGACCGGGAAATATGGTGGGATAGATGACAAATCGACGGTTGGGCGCCTTGCTGAAGACAGCCGTTATCATGCGCGTTACGGACAGGCTTGGATGTGGACAGCGGCTAATGCGCTATCGGAGGTCGCAAAACGAGAAGGCGTTTCCGCTGCGACGCTTGCTGTGGCATGGGTCGCAGCACATCCAAACAAAGTGAGCCCCATTTTGTCAGCACGTTCAGCAGAGCAACTTGTCCCGTCACTTGAGGCAATCAATTACACCCTATCTGATGAGATGTATCAGGAAATCACCGCACTTAGCCCAACGCCTGCCCCCGCCACGGATCGTTTGGAAGAGGTTTGA
- the panB gene encoding 3-methyl-2-oxobutanoate hydroxymethyltransferase, producing the protein MSKQVKIRRTTVPEIAARKGGEPIVSLTSYHAHTAAIVDKYADFILVGDSLGMVMHGMESTVGVPLDLMIMHGKAVVRGTEKALIVVDMPFGTYEESPAVAFRNAAKIMKETSCGAVKLEGGKRMAETIHFLVERGIPVMAHIGLTPQSSHVMGGFKTQGRDKDGWDAIIEDAKAVAEAGAFSVVVEGVVEELANKITETCPIPTIGIGASAQCDGQILVLEDMLGLNEWTPKFVKVYGDLGPAIERAVSEYAEDVKTRAFPTEKEVYK; encoded by the coding sequence ATGAGCAAGCAAGTCAAAATCCGCCGCACAACCGTGCCAGAAATCGCTGCCCGTAAAGGCGGCGAGCCGATTGTGTCGCTGACAAGCTACCACGCGCATACAGCGGCCATCGTCGACAAATACGCGGATTTCATTTTGGTGGGTGACAGCCTTGGCATGGTCATGCACGGCATGGAAAGCACTGTAGGTGTACCGCTTGATCTAATGATCATGCACGGCAAAGCCGTTGTCCGAGGTACCGAAAAAGCGCTGATCGTTGTGGATATGCCCTTTGGCACCTATGAAGAAAGCCCAGCTGTGGCCTTCAGAAACGCGGCCAAAATCATGAAAGAAACCAGCTGTGGCGCGGTGAAACTCGAAGGTGGCAAACGCATGGCCGAGACCATCCACTTCTTGGTGGAGCGCGGCATACCTGTCATGGCGCATATTGGACTAACACCGCAAAGCTCTCACGTGATGGGTGGTTTCAAAACCCAGGGCCGCGATAAAGACGGCTGGGACGCAATCATCGAAGACGCAAAGGCCGTTGCTGAGGCAGGTGCCTTTTCAGTTGTGGTTGAAGGCGTCGTCGAAGAGCTCGCCAATAAAATCACTGAGACCTGTCCGATCCCGACAATCGGCATCGGCGCATCAGCACAATGCGATGGCCAAATCCTCGTTCTGGAAGACATGCTAGGGTTGAACGAATGGACACCGAAGTTCGTTAAGGTCTACGGCGATCTTGGCCCAGCGATTGAACGCGCTGTGTCAGAATATGCAGAAGACGTGAAAACTCGGGCCTTCCCAACCGAAAAAGAAGTCTATAAATAA
- a CDS encoding PaaI family thioesterase, whose protein sequence is MTEHAPRFPDWETKVRESFARQNAMKSIGIEISEIAPGRMTLSMPFNVDFAQQHGFLHAGIVTTAMDSACGYAAHSLMEEHASVLSVEFKSNFLSPAKGERFLFKAHVVKSGRTISVAEASAYAVTGGTEKLIATMTATLMSVQDRPDVKE, encoded by the coding sequence ATGACTGAACACGCGCCCCGTTTCCCTGATTGGGAAACCAAAGTCCGAGAAAGTTTTGCTCGACAGAATGCGATGAAAAGCATTGGGATTGAAATCTCCGAAATCGCACCCGGCCGCATGACCCTTTCTATGCCATTCAACGTAGATTTCGCGCAGCAACACGGTTTTTTACACGCGGGCATCGTGACCACCGCAATGGACAGCGCCTGCGGATATGCGGCGCATTCTTTGATGGAAGAACATGCCTCGGTCTTATCAGTTGAGTTCAAAAGCAACTTCCTATCCCCTGCCAAAGGGGAGCGTTTTTTGTTTAAAGCGCACGTTGTAAAATCTGGGCGCACCATCTCGGTGGCAGAGGCCAGTGCCTATGCAGTGACCGGTGGCACCGAAAAGCTGATTGCCACTATGACGGCCACACTGATGTCGGTGCAGGACAGGCCGGATGTGAAGGAATAG
- the panC gene encoding pantoate--beta-alanine ligase: protein MQVVRTIADCRSAVKSYRKAGETLGLVPTMGFLHAGHMELVAAAKARADRVAVTIFVNPTQFGEAADLDSYPRDEARDLAMLREAGVDLVLIPEVIDVYPDGDETIVETTRMANILHGEVRPGHFRGVTTVVARLFNFVQPDFAAFGEKDYQQLQIIKRMTRDLAFPIDIIGVPIVREADGLAMSSRNVRLGAEDRKAALVLSRSLDAVEALDDKSVEALRKTISNTINAEPRATLRGLDIVEAESLAELSGPLTSPAAIMLSAEFGGVLLLDQRVITP from the coding sequence ATGCAGGTTGTCCGTACGATCGCTGACTGTCGCAGCGCCGTGAAATCCTATCGTAAAGCCGGAGAAACTCTGGGCTTGGTCCCCACCATGGGCTTCTTGCACGCTGGCCATATGGAATTGGTGGCAGCTGCCAAGGCCCGCGCTGACCGGGTCGCGGTGACGATTTTCGTAAACCCTACCCAATTTGGAGAAGCTGCAGATCTAGACAGCTATCCCCGCGACGAAGCGCGCGATTTGGCCATGTTACGAGAAGCTGGCGTTGACCTGGTGCTGATCCCTGAGGTCATCGACGTTTATCCAGATGGTGATGAGACCATCGTGGAAACAACGCGCATGGCCAACATTTTGCATGGCGAAGTGCGCCCCGGTCACTTCCGGGGTGTGACCACCGTCGTGGCGCGGCTCTTCAACTTTGTGCAGCCTGACTTCGCGGCCTTCGGTGAAAAAGACTATCAACAGCTCCAGATCATCAAGCGCATGACGCGCGATCTGGCCTTTCCAATCGACATCATTGGCGTTCCGATCGTCCGCGAAGCAGATGGTCTTGCCATGTCCTCCCGCAATGTTCGCCTTGGTGCTGAGGACCGAAAAGCTGCACTGGTGCTCTCGCGGTCTCTGGATGCAGTGGAGGCGCTGGATGATAAAAGCGTCGAGGCTCTTCGCAAAACAATATCCAACACAATCAACGCCGAGCCTCGCGCCACTTTGCGCGGTCTCGACATCGTAGAGGCAGAATCGCTGGCTGAACTCAGCGGCCCTCTGACCTCCCCCGCCGCCATTATGCTTTCTGCGGAATTCGGCGGTGTCCTTCTGCTAGATCAAAGGGTCATTACACCATGA